One Algibacter sp. L3A6 genomic region harbors:
- a CDS encoding methyltransferase domain-containing protein, with the protein MTTATINLEKSPETNRIEMIDFYNEATEDYEFWSKDFNMHFGYFIPFKTNPFKRDSMLNEMNNQVIKRLNLTNEKISLIDMGCGMGGTMRYALKNKKNLSAFGVTLSEFQMQQGNMLLKNYKGNILKENYNNTSFPSNTFHAALAIESFCHSGHSDKSIQEAYRVLKPNGRLVIADAFLKKEASTFQNTSKFAYKSLCDHWSLEKLETIENMVNKLKEQGFTNIKVENTSYKVAPSVLHVPFAITGFIFKKLFASKTLKRESLHNLKGSFYALLSGLHFKSFGYYIISCTK; encoded by the coding sequence ATGACAACTGCAACCATTAATTTAGAAAAAAGCCCAGAAACGAACCGTATCGAGATGATTGATTTCTATAACGAAGCCACTGAAGATTACGAGTTTTGGAGTAAAGATTTCAACATGCACTTTGGGTATTTTATTCCTTTCAAAACAAATCCCTTTAAGAGAGATTCTATGCTAAACGAAATGAATAATCAGGTAATAAAAAGATTAAACTTAACTAATGAAAAAATTTCATTAATAGATATGGGCTGCGGTATGGGAGGCACCATGCGTTATGCTTTAAAAAATAAAAAAAACTTATCTGCTTTTGGAGTCACCCTATCAGAATTCCAAATGCAACAAGGCAACATGCTTCTTAAAAATTATAAAGGAAACATTTTAAAAGAAAATTATAACAACACATCATTTCCTTCAAACACATTCCATGCGGCCTTAGCCATAGAAAGCTTTTGCCATTCTGGACATAGTGATAAATCTATTCAAGAAGCTTATCGTGTTTTAAAACCAAATGGAAGATTGGTTATTGCCGATGCTTTCTTAAAAAAAGAAGCTTCAACCTTTCAAAATACCAGCAAGTTTGCTTACAAAAGCCTTTGTGATCATTGGAGTTTAGAAAAATTAGAAACTATCGAAAATATGGTCAACAAACTAAAAGAGCAAGGTTTTACGAATATTAAGGTAGAAAACACATCCTACAAAGTCGCTCCATCTGTTTTACACGTTCCTTTCGCAATAACAGGTTTCATCTTTAAAAAACTATTCGCATCAAAAACATTAAAACGAGAAAGCCTGCATAACCTAAAAGGATCTTTTTACGCCTTACTTTCAGGATTACACTTTAAAAGCTTTGGTTATTACATTATTAGTTGCACCAAATAA
- a CDS encoding sigma-70 family RNA polymerase sigma factor, which translates to MPKHEIHPDKWIDLYADYLFNYTVTRVSDREIAQDLVQDTFLAGLKSMKNFKGEASERTWLISILKRKIIDHYRKINSNKGKAEVRIQYNDAESEGDWLEERVADPFDKTAEDSMQNSELGDAIHNCLSKLPKKQANVFKMKTVLNYETEVICNELNITASNLWVIIHRARTAMADCLKENWF; encoded by the coding sequence ATGCCCAAACACGAAATACATCCCGATAAGTGGATCGATTTATACGCAGATTACTTGTTTAATTACACAGTAACCCGCGTAAGCGATAGAGAGATCGCTCAAGATTTGGTGCAAGACACATTTTTGGCAGGGTTAAAATCAATGAAAAATTTTAAAGGAGAAGCAAGTGAACGTACTTGGTTGATTTCTATTTTAAAACGAAAAATTATTGATCATTACCGAAAAATAAATTCAAATAAAGGAAAAGCAGAAGTTAGAATTCAATATAACGATGCAGAATCTGAAGGCGATTGGCTTGAAGAACGTGTTGCCGACCCGTTCGACAAAACAGCCGAAGACAGCATGCAAAACAGTGAGTTAGGCGACGCTATACATAATTGCTTAAGCAAATTACCAAAGAAACAGGCCAACGTTTTTAAAATGAAAACAGTACTTAATTATGAAACTGAGGTGATTTGTAATGAACTTAATATCACTGCGTCTAACCTATGGGTAATTATCCACCGAGCACGAACTGCTATGGCCGATTGCTTAAAAGAAAATTGGTTTTAA